Proteins encoded within one genomic window of Sphaerotilus montanus:
- the tnpB gene encoding IS66 family insertion sequence element accessory protein TnpB (TnpB, as the term is used for proteins encoded by IS66 family insertion elements, is considered an accessory protein, since TnpC, encoded by a neighboring gene, is a DDE family transposase.) produces MIRVDAVWLAVQPLDMRLGTEAALARVVGVFGAAHPNHAYLFANRRANRMKVLVHDGIGVWLAARRLNAGKFVWPADAASTLQLTRPQLDALVLGLPWQRLGDAGIIRVI; encoded by the coding sequence ATGATCCGCGTCGATGCGGTGTGGCTGGCCGTGCAACCCCTGGACATGCGCCTGGGCACTGAAGCCGCGCTGGCCCGTGTGGTCGGCGTCTTCGGCGCCGCACACCCGAACCATGCCTACCTCTTCGCCAACCGGCGCGCCAACCGCATGAAGGTGCTGGTACACGATGGCATCGGGGTGTGGCTGGCGGCCCGGCGGCTGAACGCCGGCAAGTTCGTCTGGCCTGCCGACGCCGCGAGTACGCTGCAACTGACGCGTCCGCAGCTCGATGCCCTGGTGCTGGGTCTGCCTTGGCAGCGCCTGGGCGATGCGGGAATCATCCGCGTGATCTGA
- a CDS encoding helix-turn-helix domain-containing protein has translation MNTTPTETHPIIADDLAIQDGSTNVYADLGYPDDKDMLVKAGLAQEIAQIIRSRHLTQQRAADLLGMTQPKLSDMLRGRFRGISQAKMMDCLNRLGRDVDIVVRKSPQRGVLGQTHVVVG, from the coding sequence ATGAACACCACACCCACTGAGACACACCCCATCATCGCCGACGATCTCGCCATCCAGGACGGCAGCACCAACGTGTACGCCGACCTCGGCTATCCCGACGACAAGGACATGCTCGTCAAGGCCGGTCTGGCGCAGGAGATCGCCCAGATCATCCGCAGCCGCCACCTGACCCAGCAACGCGCCGCCGACCTGCTGGGCATGACGCAGCCCAAGCTCTCGGACATGCTCAGAGGTCGGTTTCGCGGCATCAGTCAGGCCAAGATGATGGACTGCCTGAACCGGCTTGGGCGGGATGTGGACATCGTGGTCCGAAAATCGCCCCAGCGCGGGGTGCTGGGGCAGACGCACGTCGTGGTCGGTTGA
- the pdxR gene encoding MocR-like pyridoxine biosynthesis transcription factor PdxR: MNSQPSLLEAPLEKSSTEPLQRQLCARIKSAIVDGRLPAGVRLPATRVLAQTLAISRNTVSIAYEQLLTEGYVLSDRQGTVVATLRPSVFPHARRHDLPRSEALLSHPNLADRLKSLRPTASVAADLTAMRPGVPALNQFPLAQWRKALDNVTRTDTPYMLNYGDPLGQSALRSAIAEHLALTRGVHCEAAQVVITEGAQEALALCVRLLTNPGDTVWMEDPGYRGAKSAFYAGDVRVRPMRLDTEGLQFTSSDWRNHTPRVVYTTPSHQYPLGNVMSVARRLALIAAAQAHNAWIIEDDYDSEFRLEGAPIGAMQGLVDDAPVLYVGTFSKTMFPALRLGFLVLPTRLLARLESPLRELLRGGHNHEQLAMAQFITSGQFARHLARMRRLYRERQQVLRHALTQHLSAPHSLEGGRCGLHLCVRFDAKYPDTAVAEAARRYGMAPQALSAFALSATPEDNGLVLGYGNTPIETMGSLVSCLRRILHSVELKPNFTG; encoded by the coding sequence ATGAACTCTCAGCCTTCGCTGTTGGAAGCGCCTCTCGAGAAAAGCAGCACCGAGCCTTTGCAGCGACAACTATGTGCTCGCATCAAGAGTGCCATCGTGGATGGGCGCCTACCTGCGGGTGTGCGCTTGCCGGCCACACGGGTTCTCGCACAAACTCTAGCCATATCTCGCAATACTGTCAGCATTGCATATGAACAGTTACTGACTGAAGGCTATGTGTTGTCCGATCGCCAAGGCACGGTAGTCGCAACGCTACGCCCTTCTGTGTTCCCACACGCGCGTCGTCATGACCTGCCCCGCAGCGAGGCACTACTTTCCCATCCAAATCTGGCCGATCGTCTTAAGAGCCTGCGTCCCACAGCATCAGTGGCGGCCGACCTGACCGCCATGCGCCCGGGCGTGCCTGCACTCAACCAGTTTCCGCTGGCGCAATGGCGCAAGGCTTTGGACAACGTCACCCGCACTGACACACCCTACATGCTCAATTACGGTGACCCGTTGGGGCAAAGTGCACTGCGCTCTGCGATTGCCGAACATTTGGCGCTTACTCGGGGCGTGCACTGTGAAGCAGCGCAGGTGGTCATAACCGAAGGCGCGCAAGAAGCACTGGCGTTGTGCGTGCGCTTGCTTACCAATCCGGGTGACACGGTTTGGATGGAGGACCCTGGCTATCGGGGTGCTAAGTCCGCTTTCTACGCTGGTGATGTTCGCGTACGTCCCATGCGACTGGACACTGAGGGCTTGCAGTTCACCAGCAGTGACTGGCGCAATCACACGCCGCGGGTGGTCTACACAACGCCATCGCATCAATACCCTCTGGGCAACGTGATGTCGGTGGCGCGCAGACTTGCACTGATAGCAGCAGCGCAAGCGCACAACGCATGGATTATTGAAGACGACTACGACAGCGAGTTTCGGTTGGAGGGCGCACCCATAGGTGCCATGCAAGGTCTGGTGGATGACGCCCCAGTGCTATACGTGGGCACGTTTTCGAAAACTATGTTCCCCGCCTTGCGCTTAGGATTTTTGGTCTTACCCACCCGATTGCTCGCAAGGTTGGAATCGCCTTTGCGCGAACTGCTTCGTGGTGGCCACAACCACGAACAGTTAGCGATGGCGCAGTTCATCACATCCGGCCAATTTGCGCGCCATCTGGCCCGCATGCGCCGCTTGTACAGAGAGCGCCAGCAAGTCCTTCGGCATGCGCTTACACAACACTTGAGTGCGCCGCACAGTCTAGAGGGAGGACGTTGCGGATTGCATCTTTGCGTACGATTTGATGCGAAGTACCCTGATACAGCTGTCGCTGAAGCCGCTCGGCGCTACGGTATGGCGCCGCAAGCTCTGTCTGCCTTCGCGCTCTCAGCCACACCAGAAGACAACGGGCTGGTTTTAGGCTACGGCAACACGCCGATTGAGACCATGGGCTCGTTGGTATCTTGCTTGCGACGAATTCTTCACAGTGTCGAATTGAAGCCAAATTTCACTGGCTAG
- a CDS encoding IS1595 family transposase, protein MPMNRIQFQQGMSLPEFMASFGTEEQCAEAVKQARWPQGFECPRCGSAAHYVVGHGARKLFQCNGCRHQTSLTAGSLFASTKLPLKTWFLAIYLLSQAKTGLSALALKRQVGVSYPTAWLMHQKIMHAMAERVDQYRLDGTVQLDDAYLGGERSGGKAGRGSENKVPFVAAVSVDDQGHPQYVKLAPVSGFTLEAVGQWAQAALMPGTRVVSDGLGCFAAVTSAGCLHTPIVVGQRKPRELPEFTWVNTVLGNLKTTLSGAFHAFKYPKYASSYLAAFAYRFNRRFDLRGLVARLIIDVARCKPRAQRVVRGNAEDRC, encoded by the coding sequence ATGCCGATGAACCGAATCCAGTTCCAGCAGGGGATGTCGCTGCCAGAGTTCATGGCCAGCTTCGGCACGGAAGAGCAATGCGCCGAGGCGGTCAAGCAGGCGCGCTGGCCGCAGGGCTTCGAGTGCCCGCGCTGCGGCAGTGCGGCGCACTACGTGGTGGGCCACGGGGCGCGCAAGCTGTTCCAGTGCAACGGCTGCCGCCACCAGACATCGCTGACCGCGGGCAGCCTGTTCGCCAGCACCAAGCTGCCACTGAAGACGTGGTTCCTGGCGATCTACCTGCTCAGCCAGGCCAAGACGGGACTGTCGGCGCTGGCGCTCAAGCGGCAGGTGGGCGTGAGCTACCCGACGGCGTGGCTGATGCACCAGAAGATCATGCACGCGATGGCCGAGCGGGTGGACCAGTACCGACTCGACGGCACGGTGCAGCTCGACGATGCCTACCTTGGCGGAGAGCGCAGCGGCGGCAAGGCGGGCCGGGGTTCGGAGAACAAGGTGCCGTTCGTGGCGGCGGTCTCGGTCGATGACCAGGGGCATCCGCAGTACGTCAAGCTCGCGCCGGTGAGCGGCTTCACGCTGGAGGCGGTGGGCCAGTGGGCGCAGGCGGCGCTGATGCCGGGAACGCGGGTGGTCAGCGACGGGCTGGGGTGCTTCGCCGCGGTCACCAGCGCGGGCTGCCTGCACACGCCGATCGTGGTGGGCCAGCGCAAGCCGCGCGAGCTGCCCGAGTTCACCTGGGTCAACACGGTGCTGGGCAACCTGAAGACGACGTTGTCGGGTGCGTTCCATGCGTTCAAGTACCCCAAGTACGCCAGCAGCTATCTGGCAGCGTTCGCCTACCGCTTCAACCGCCGGTTCGACCTGCGCGGGCTGGTGGCTCGGCTCATCATCGATGTCGCGCGGTGCAAGCCTCGGGCTCAGCGGGTCGTTCGGGGGAATGCTGAGGATCGTTGCTAA
- the tnpC gene encoding IS66 family transposase has translation MISAQQLDALDPPTRQAMLSLLSELKAELSAKDALIAQRDREAAFKQALIDKLTHEMAVLKRLKFAATSERFASTLAPEQKSLLEETLDTDLAELEREIEREQGLGDDKAKDKTGKKTPKRTPLPPHLPRHDVPHEPADTHCGCGQPMQRFGEDVAERLDYQPGVFSVERHVRGKWACRCCEKIVQAPVPAHVIDKGIPTAGLLAHLLVAKFMDHLPLYRQEHIFERAGHLISRSTLAQWIGECGAQLQPLVQALADELRRHVVLHADETPVAMLKPAHLRDGKTHRAYIWSYCTTSANPTKAVVFEFSEGRGGENVRAFLQLDTPQAWQGTLVTDGFSGYTACFDKGVTSAQCMAHARRKFNDLWANHRSQVGRKALRYYQCLFRIEREIEALPSGERRRIRQRKSRRVLALFHRWLLAQRQLVPPGSATMKAIDYSLKRWKELTRFVEDGDVPISNNWVENHIRPIAIGRSNWLFAGSLRAGKRAAAIMSLLHSARINGHEPYAYFKDVLERLPTHPASRIRELLPHRWSPAS, from the coding sequence ATGATCAGCGCACAGCAACTGGACGCACTGGACCCGCCCACGCGGCAGGCGATGCTGTCGCTGTTGTCCGAACTGAAGGCCGAACTCAGCGCCAAGGACGCCCTGATCGCGCAACGCGACCGCGAAGCCGCCTTCAAGCAGGCGCTGATCGACAAGCTCACGCACGAGATGGCGGTGCTCAAGCGGCTGAAGTTCGCCGCCACCAGCGAGCGCTTCGCCAGCACCCTGGCGCCCGAGCAGAAGAGCCTGCTGGAGGAGACGCTGGACACCGACCTGGCCGAACTCGAACGGGAGATCGAGCGCGAGCAAGGCCTGGGTGACGACAAGGCCAAGGACAAGACCGGGAAGAAGACCCCCAAGCGCACCCCTCTGCCACCGCACCTGCCGCGCCACGACGTGCCGCACGAGCCGGCCGACACCCACTGTGGCTGCGGCCAGCCGATGCAGCGCTTCGGCGAGGACGTGGCCGAACGGCTGGACTACCAGCCCGGCGTGTTCAGCGTGGAGCGCCATGTGCGCGGCAAGTGGGCGTGCCGCTGCTGCGAGAAGATCGTGCAGGCGCCAGTGCCGGCCCACGTCATCGACAAGGGCATCCCCACGGCCGGTCTGCTGGCACACCTGCTGGTGGCCAAGTTCATGGACCATCTCCCGCTGTACCGGCAAGAGCACATCTTCGAGCGCGCCGGCCACCTGATCTCGCGCTCGACCCTGGCGCAGTGGATCGGCGAGTGCGGCGCGCAACTGCAGCCGCTGGTGCAGGCACTGGCCGACGAACTGCGCCGCCATGTCGTGCTGCACGCTGACGAGACGCCGGTGGCGATGCTCAAGCCGGCGCACCTGCGCGACGGCAAGACCCATCGTGCCTACATCTGGTCGTACTGCACCACGAGCGCGAACCCGACCAAGGCGGTGGTGTTCGAGTTCAGCGAGGGCCGCGGCGGCGAGAACGTGCGCGCATTCCTCCAGCTCGATACCCCGCAGGCCTGGCAGGGCACGCTGGTCACCGACGGCTTCAGCGGCTACACCGCCTGCTTCGACAAAGGAGTGACCTCGGCGCAATGCATGGCGCACGCCCGCAGGAAGTTCAACGACCTGTGGGCCAACCACCGCAGCCAGGTGGGCCGCAAGGCGTTGCGCTACTACCAGTGCCTGTTCAGGATCGAGCGCGAGATCGAAGCCCTGCCCAGCGGCGAGCGGCGACGCATCCGGCAACGCAAGTCACGCCGGGTGTTGGCCCTTTTCCACCGCTGGCTGCTGGCGCAGCGGCAACTGGTGCCGCCCGGTTCGGCCACGATGAAGGCCATCGACTACAGCCTCAAGCGCTGGAAGGAACTCACCCGCTTCGTCGAGGACGGCGACGTGCCGATCTCGAACAACTGGGTGGAGAACCACATCCGGCCGATTGCCATCGGCAGGTCGAACTGGTTGTTCGCCGGCAGCCTGCGGGCGGGCAAGCGGGCCGCGGCCATCATGAGCCTGCTGCACTCGGCGCGCATCAACGGGCATGAGCCCTATGCGTACTTCAAGGATGTGCTCGAACGGCTGCCAACGCATCCGGCCAGCCGGATCCGGGAGCTGCTGCCACATCGCTGGTCGCCTGCTTCCTGA
- a CDS encoding isocitrate lyase/PEP mutase family protein: MSRTTSEKRTLFREMHKSGCFVVPNPWDVGGAKALERIGFKAIATTSAGYAWSQGLTDGQLELSDVLRHMRHMAESTNLPVNADFESGFAETLDKLAENIRMAVQTGVAAISIEDSTGEAATPVLDLNEAVQRMMVARATIDETGGQTMLIGRAEKFFVGKPDLEDTIARLRAYSEAGADCLYAPGIKTRAEIRAVVAAVAPKPVNVLVGWNSDLSVQELADLGVRRISLGGALSRVAWGGLLEAARLIAENGRFDGFANIPSGAQLNELFTVNPSHEQVVTPQS, translated from the coding sequence ATTTCGCGTACCACTTCAGAAAAGCGGACACTGTTCCGCGAGATGCATAAGTCAGGATGCTTTGTAGTGCCTAACCCTTGGGATGTCGGGGGAGCCAAAGCTCTCGAAAGGATTGGATTCAAAGCCATAGCAACCACCAGCGCGGGCTATGCGTGGTCACAAGGCCTAACCGATGGGCAGTTAGAGTTGAGTGATGTTCTACGGCACATGCGTCACATGGCTGAGAGCACAAATTTGCCAGTTAATGCTGACTTCGAAAGCGGTTTTGCTGAGACGCTAGATAAGTTGGCAGAGAATATTCGTATGGCTGTCCAGACGGGAGTAGCTGCGATATCAATAGAGGACTCTACCGGTGAAGCTGCGACGCCGGTCCTAGATCTCAATGAAGCTGTTCAGCGAATGATGGTCGCTCGCGCAACGATTGATGAGACTGGGGGACAGACAATGCTCATCGGACGAGCTGAAAAATTCTTCGTCGGTAAACCTGACTTGGAGGACACCATCGCCCGACTAAGGGCCTACTCAGAAGCTGGTGCCGACTGTCTATATGCTCCGGGTATCAAAACACGTGCGGAAATTAGAGCTGTTGTCGCAGCGGTAGCTCCCAAACCTGTAAATGTGCTTGTCGGATGGAACAGCGATCTTTCGGTTCAGGAACTGGCTGATTTGGGCGTGAGGCGTATCAGCTTGGGTGGTGCGTTGTCACGTGTAGCGTGGGGCGGGCTTCTAGAAGCTGCAAGATTGATAGCGGAGAATGGTCGATTTGACGGTTTCGCGAATATCCCGTCGGGAGCCCAGCTAAACGAACTCTTCACAGTAAATCCGAGCCATGAGCAAGTTGTTACGCCGCAATCGTAA
- a CDS encoding GNAT family N-acetyltransferase, producing the protein MNIRIATEQDYAQWLPLWQGYQTFYKTSLTEAVTQTTWARFLDPAEPMHCAVAEQDCVLVGMVHYIFHRSCWTAGDYVYLQDLFASPELRGKGVGRALIDYVYAAAEAKGASRVHWLTHETNTDAMHLYDKIADKSGFVQYRKLI; encoded by the coding sequence ATGAACATCCGTATTGCAACAGAACAAGACTATGCGCAGTGGCTTCCCTTGTGGCAGGGTTACCAAACCTTTTACAAGACGAGCCTCACTGAGGCTGTGACTCAGACAACTTGGGCCCGGTTTCTCGATCCCGCAGAACCCATGCACTGCGCCGTGGCCGAGCAAGACTGTGTGCTGGTCGGCATGGTCCATTACATCTTTCACCGTAGTTGCTGGACAGCGGGAGATTACGTATACCTACAAGACCTGTTTGCTTCGCCAGAACTGCGTGGTAAGGGCGTGGGACGGGCTCTGATTGATTATGTTTATGCCGCAGCCGAGGCGAAAGGAGCAAGCCGCGTGCATTGGCTTACGCACGAGACCAACACCGATGCCATGCACCTCTACGACAAGATCGCCGACAAGAGCGGCTTTGTCCAGTACCGAAAGCTGATATGA
- a CDS encoding IS5 family transposase, which translates to MITPRTKPSSFFPEEAADDLFVVQQRKAKLEGYVQTLAAMDELIDFAAMASAVDKACPRADRSKGGRPPYPTEALVRMVFLQGLYNLSDEQCEHQVLDRLSFQRFCRLDGALNIPDARTLWNFRQRLAEGGLGGRAIFEALSQQLQRHGFIPRGGQIVDASIVQAPITQANAREREALNKGEAPEGWSKKRLAHTDRDARWTQKHGKAYYGYKLHGNVDARYKLIRQMKITAANADDGQQLPDVLQVANTRKRLLADRGYDSAANRQTLQQHGLADGIARRAKPGQTAKVRLKQRNKTINRTRARVEHVFAALSQQGGKCVRAMTLARNALAITLQCAAYNARRLVWLVKSAGASAQPA; encoded by the coding sequence ATGATCACGCCCCGCACCAAGCCATCGAGCTTCTTTCCTGAGGAGGCCGCGGACGACCTGTTCGTGGTGCAGCAGCGCAAGGCCAAGCTGGAGGGCTACGTGCAGACGCTGGCGGCGATGGACGAACTGATCGACTTCGCGGCGATGGCCTCGGCGGTGGACAAGGCTTGCCCTCGCGCTGACCGCAGCAAGGGCGGACGCCCGCCGTACCCGACCGAGGCGCTGGTGCGCATGGTGTTCCTGCAAGGGCTGTACAACCTGTCGGACGAGCAGTGCGAGCACCAGGTGCTGGACAGGCTGAGCTTCCAGCGGTTCTGCCGGCTGGACGGCGCGCTGAACATTCCGGACGCGCGCACGCTGTGGAACTTCCGGCAGCGGCTGGCCGAAGGCGGGCTGGGAGGCCGGGCGATTTTCGAGGCGTTGAGCCAGCAGTTGCAGCGGCACGGCTTCATCCCGAGGGGCGGGCAGATCGTGGACGCCAGCATCGTGCAGGCGCCGATCACGCAGGCCAACGCCCGGGAGCGCGAGGCGCTGAACAAGGGGGAGGCGCCCGAGGGCTGGAGCAAGAAGCGCCTGGCGCACACCGACCGGGACGCGCGCTGGACGCAAAAGCACGGCAAGGCGTACTACGGCTACAAGCTGCACGGCAACGTGGACGCACGCTACAAGCTGATCCGCCAGATGAAGATCACGGCGGCCAACGCGGACGACGGACAGCAACTGCCCGACGTGCTGCAGGTGGCGAACACGCGCAAGCGGCTGCTGGCCGACCGGGGCTACGACAGCGCGGCCAACCGTCAGACGCTGCAGCAGCACGGACTGGCCGACGGCATCGCACGTCGCGCCAAGCCAGGGCAGACGGCCAAGGTTCGGCTCAAGCAGCGCAACAAGACGATCAACCGCACGCGGGCACGGGTCGAGCACGTCTTTGCGGCGCTGAGCCAGCAGGGCGGCAAGTGCGTGCGGGCGATGACGCTGGCGCGCAATGCGCTGGCGATCACGCTGCAGTGCGCGGCCTACAACGCGCGCAGGCTGGTGTGGCTGGTCAAGAGCGCAGGTGCGTCCGCACAGCCCGCGTGA
- a CDS encoding transposase, whose protein sequence is MDTSQIGTQDVAAAAKRRWRRHSPEFKARVIELARQPGASVAAVALANGLNANMLRRWVHEAAAGGGASKATATSVAPALAGFVQLPMREAEHHAVLDAQPVPPTVPRPPDITVEIHRGGTTVNARLPMDERSAAWLREVLG, encoded by the coding sequence ATGGACACTTCTCAAATCGGAACCCAAGACGTTGCTGCAGCGGCCAAGCGACGCTGGCGGCGGCATTCTCCGGAATTCAAGGCGCGAGTGATCGAGCTGGCGCGGCAGCCTGGCGCATCGGTGGCGGCCGTAGCGCTGGCCAACGGCCTGAACGCCAACATGCTGCGCCGCTGGGTCCATGAAGCGGCGGCCGGCGGTGGCGCCTCGAAGGCCACAGCCACCAGCGTTGCGCCGGCGTTGGCGGGCTTCGTGCAGTTGCCGATGCGCGAAGCCGAGCATCACGCCGTGCTCGATGCCCAGCCGGTGCCGCCGACGGTACCCCGGCCCCCCGACATCACGGTGGAGATCCACCGCGGGGGCACCACGGTGAACGCCAGGCTGCCCATGGATGAGCGCAGCGCCGCGTGGCTGCGCGAGGTGCTGGGATGA
- a CDS encoding NAD(P)H-binding protein, producing the protein MSMVITCKTPAESFSRTVEHPCQFWIGTSGSRLSNFGRRQQPLPATEIIEPYSADVTDPNAIARALDGDFDAVFFTADIHKRFASRQEVRSLMFDGFMNSIHAAKQHTKHPKIVLLSVIGPNKPSWVWHLLNLAKRGMQKNVVDREAALAQSGLPYVIVRAARLVNADDTTGQARAIAVTPATHRLDMKRTIARRELAKTLVAAAKSAPQSSIWDVFEDDDGSIPVWLRASSQ; encoded by the coding sequence ATGTCCATGGTGATCACCTGTAAAACCCCTGCTGAAAGTTTCAGCAGGACAGTGGAACACCCCTGTCAATTTTGGATCGGCACTTCCGGTTCTAGACTGTCAAATTTCGGTCGGCGTCAACAGCCGCTACCCGCAACAGAAATTATCGAACCGTACAGCGCCGATGTGACCGATCCAAATGCTATAGCACGAGCGTTGGATGGAGACTTCGATGCTGTCTTCTTTACGGCGGACATTCACAAGCGGTTTGCATCCCGGCAGGAAGTTCGATCCTTGATGTTCGACGGATTCATGAATTCAATCCATGCAGCCAAACAACACACCAAACATCCCAAGATCGTGCTGCTGTCCGTCATTGGACCGAACAAGCCTTCATGGGTCTGGCATTTGCTCAACCTTGCCAAGCGAGGAATGCAGAAAAACGTGGTGGATCGCGAAGCCGCGCTGGCTCAAAGTGGACTGCCTTACGTCATTGTGAGAGCGGCACGGCTGGTCAACGCGGATGACACCACGGGTCAGGCACGTGCAATCGCAGTCACCCCGGCAACGCACCGTCTAGACATGAAGCGAACCATTGCCCGGCGCGAACTCGCGAAGACGTTGGTGGCCGCTGCGAAATCGGCCCCGCAGAGCAGCATCTGGGACGTGTTTGAGGACGATGACGGCTCAATTCCAGTGTGGTTGCGTGCTTCTAGCCAGTGA
- a CDS encoding type II toxin-antitoxin system RelE/ParE family toxin, which translates to MMTIPRRLRWVGSAHKDLCAMPADVQDTFGFALHLAQAGGKHTQSKPMKGFGGGAGVLEVVEDHQGDTYRAVYTVRFASAVYVLHCFQKKSVSGIATPKPDLALIEARLKAVMAAEKDAKR; encoded by the coding sequence ATGATGACAATCCCCCGACGACTGCGATGGGTCGGCTCCGCGCACAAGGATCTGTGCGCCATGCCGGCCGATGTGCAGGACACCTTCGGCTTCGCGCTACATCTGGCGCAAGCGGGCGGCAAGCACACGCAGTCGAAGCCGATGAAAGGGTTCGGCGGCGGCGCCGGGGTGCTGGAGGTGGTCGAGGATCATCAGGGCGACACCTACCGGGCGGTCTACACGGTTCGATTCGCCTCCGCTGTCTACGTTCTGCACTGTTTCCAGAAGAAATCCGTGTCCGGCATCGCCACCCCGAAGCCGGATCTGGCGCTGATCGAAGCGCGACTGAAGGCCGTCATGGCTGCTGAAAAGGATGCCAAGCGATGA
- a CDS encoding helix-turn-helix domain-containing protein translates to MNRCDDTHPALDCRHDNPASPHPEAHPILVQASLDRLGKRLVRARKLRELTQEDLAHLSDVSLSTLRALEAGADGVALGNFLKVLQGLNLLDQVEDWLDPRRDPETVNFVERRLGGG, encoded by the coding sequence TTGAATCGTTGTGATGACACACATCCTGCCTTAGATTGTCGGCATGACAACCCCGCGAGCCCGCACCCCGAAGCCCACCCGATCCTGGTTCAAGCCAGCCTTGATCGCCTGGGCAAGCGCCTGGTCCGCGCCCGCAAGCTGCGCGAGCTGACGCAGGAGGATCTGGCGCACCTGTCCGATGTGTCGCTGTCCACGCTGCGGGCGCTGGAAGCCGGCGCTGACGGGGTGGCGTTGGGCAACTTCCTCAAGGTGCTGCAGGGCTTGAACCTGCTCGATCAGGTCGAGGACTGGCTGGACCCTCGGCGTGATCCGGAAACGGTGAACTTCGTCGAGCGCCGGCTCGGGGGCGGGTGA
- a CDS encoding GNAT family N-acetyltransferase, which produces MPRLNEFNQSIGDPLLQWTPRQAPTPTTLQGQFCHLEPINAKRHGPELFAALSTAPDDRDWTYLFSEPFATMGALMAYLESIQSSRDPLFFAIVDSKTQSAVGYLTLMRVDPNSGVVEVGNVYYSPLLQRTPAATEVQYMLMKHVFETLGYRRFEWKCDSFNAPSRSAALRLGFTFEGIFRQAVIYKSRSRDTAWFSIIDSEWPVIKAALETWLSEDNFEPDGMQCMSLVDIRQRLVSRVPTGLPTARQ; this is translated from the coding sequence ATGCCACGCCTCAATGAATTCAACCAGTCGATCGGTGATCCATTACTCCAATGGACGCCCCGTCAGGCACCAACACCCACCACCCTGCAAGGGCAGTTCTGCCACCTTGAGCCTATCAACGCCAAGCGCCATGGTCCCGAACTGTTTGCCGCCCTCTCGACCGCTCCTGATGATCGCGACTGGACGTACCTCTTCAGTGAACCCTTCGCCACAATGGGGGCTCTAATGGCATATCTGGAATCCATACAATCAAGCCGAGACCCTCTGTTCTTTGCCATCGTTGACAGTAAGACCCAGTCTGCCGTGGGTTACCTCACCTTGATGCGTGTCGATCCAAACTCTGGCGTGGTGGAAGTTGGCAACGTCTATTACTCGCCCCTGTTGCAACGGACTCCAGCCGCCACTGAAGTGCAATACATGTTGATGAAGCATGTGTTCGAGACACTCGGCTACCGCCGTTTTGAGTGGAAGTGCGACAGCTTCAACGCACCTTCGCGCAGCGCAGCACTGCGTCTCGGTTTCACGTTTGAGGGCATCTTCCGTCAAGCAGTGATCTACAAGAGCCGTTCACGCGACACGGCGTGGTTCTCCATCATTGATAGTGAGTGGCCCGTCATCAAAGCCGCATTGGAAACCTGGCTCTCGGAAGACAATTTTGAGCCGGATGGCATGCAATGTATGTCATTGGTAGACATCCGCCAGAGGCTGGTATCTCGCGTTCCCACTGGCCTTCCGACAGCACGGCAGTAA